The following are encoded in a window of Saccharothrix longispora genomic DNA:
- a CDS encoding 6-phosphofructokinase — protein sequence MRIGVLTGGGDCPGLNAVIRGVVRKGIEAHGWDIVGFRNGWQGPIENLTKPIGLADVEDILTRGGTILGSSRTNPYKVEGGVDRIREVLKENGVDALIAIGGEDTLGVAKRLTDDGIGVVGVPKTIDNDLGATDYTFGFDTAVHIATEAIDRLRTTAESHHRALVVEVMGRHAGWIALHSGLAGGANVILVPEREFNVDQVIEWVERRFERQYAPIIVVAEGAVPQGGAEVLHSGEKDAFGHVRLGGVGTWLADEIAARTGKESRAVVLGHVQRGGVPTAYDRVLATRFGLHAVDAVAEGDFGVMVALKGTDIVRVKLAEATAELKTVPLERYQEAEVFFG from the coding sequence ATGCGTATTGGTGTGCTCACCGGCGGTGGCGACTGTCCCGGCCTGAACGCGGTCATCCGCGGTGTGGTCCGCAAGGGCATCGAAGCCCACGGCTGGGACATCGTGGGCTTCCGCAACGGGTGGCAGGGGCCGATCGAGAACCTGACCAAGCCGATCGGGCTCGCCGACGTCGAGGACATCCTGACCCGGGGTGGCACGATCCTCGGTTCGTCGCGCACCAACCCGTACAAGGTCGAGGGCGGTGTCGACCGCATCCGCGAGGTGCTCAAGGAGAACGGCGTCGACGCCCTGATCGCCATCGGCGGCGAGGACACCCTGGGTGTCGCCAAGCGCCTGACCGACGACGGCATCGGCGTCGTGGGCGTGCCGAAGACCATCGACAACGACCTGGGTGCGACCGACTACACGTTCGGCTTCGACACCGCCGTGCACATCGCGACCGAGGCGATCGACCGGCTCCGCACCACGGCCGAGTCCCACCACCGCGCCCTGGTCGTCGAGGTCATGGGCCGCCACGCCGGCTGGATCGCGCTGCACTCCGGCCTCGCCGGCGGCGCGAACGTGATCCTCGTGCCCGAGCGCGAGTTCAACGTCGACCAGGTCATCGAGTGGGTGGAGCGCCGCTTCGAGCGCCAGTACGCCCCGATCATCGTCGTCGCCGAGGGCGCGGTCCCGCAGGGCGGCGCCGAGGTGCTGCACTCGGGCGAGAAGGACGCGTTCGGCCACGTGCGGCTGGGCGGCGTCGGCACCTGGCTGGCCGACGAGATCGCCGCGCGCACCGGCAAGGAGTCCCGCGCGGTCGTGCTGGGCCACGTGCAGCGCGGCGGCGTCCCCACCGCGTACGACCGCGTGCTCGCCACCCGGTTCGGCCTGCACGCCGTGGACGCCGTCGCCGAGGGCGACTTCGGCGTCATGGTCGCGCTGAAGGGCACGGACATCGTCCGCGTCAAGCTCGCCGAGGCGACCGCCGAGCTGAAGACCGTCCCGCTGGAGCGCTACCAGGAAGCCGAAGTCTTCTTCGGCTAA
- a CDS encoding DUF2891 domain-containing protein, with product MPDTRLDDDTAARLLATAVENVRRDHPVHWNHVVSSDADLVPQRVLHPIFAGSFDWHSCVHQTWLAVRLLRVRPSVTGADEARRTLDGLITRANAEVEAAFFDGPGGGFWERPYGWAWLLVLDAELRTWGSPWAAGLAPLSTVLRDRYLVKVAGSRLPVRTGTHGNTAFATGLVLDAARAVGDSELAAACAGAALRWHREDAGYGGFEPDASDFLSPALTEADLMRRVLPADEFTAWFEAFLPDLEEARWKVLREPVPVDDPGDPHGSHLVGLALSRAWQWRAVAEALPPAHRYADLARTAAAEHRAAGLRHVFGHGYYAEHWLGTFAAYLHLNAFTP from the coding sequence ATGCCCGACACCCGATTGGATGACGACACTGCGGCGCGCCTGCTGGCGACCGCGGTGGAGAACGTGCGCCGGGACCACCCCGTGCACTGGAACCACGTCGTCTCCTCCGACGCCGACCTGGTCCCGCAGCGGGTGCTGCACCCGATCTTCGCCGGGTCGTTCGACTGGCACTCGTGCGTGCACCAGACCTGGTTGGCGGTCCGGCTGCTGCGGGTGCGGCCCTCCGTGACGGGTGCCGACGAGGCGCGCCGGACGCTCGACGGACTGATCACCCGGGCCAACGCCGAGGTCGAGGCGGCGTTCTTCGACGGGCCGGGCGGCGGGTTCTGGGAGCGGCCCTACGGATGGGCGTGGCTGCTGGTGCTGGACGCGGAGCTGCGCACGTGGGGCTCGCCGTGGGCGGCTGGGCTGGCGCCGTTGAGCACGGTGCTGCGTGACCGTTATCTCGTGAAGGTGGCCGGGTCGCGGCTGCCGGTGCGGACCGGGACGCACGGCAACACCGCGTTCGCGACGGGGCTGGTGCTCGACGCGGCGCGCGCGGTGGGCGACTCGGAGCTGGCGGCGGCGTGCGCGGGGGCGGCGCTGCGCTGGCACCGCGAGGACGCCGGGTACGGCGGGTTCGAGCCGGACGCGTCCGACTTCCTGTCCCCGGCGCTGACCGAGGCCGACCTGATGCGGCGCGTGCTTCCGGCGGACGAGTTCACCGCGTGGTTCGAGGCGTTCCTGCCGGACCTGGAGGAGGCGCGCTGGAAGGTGCTGCGCGAGCCCGTGCCGGTGGACGACCCGGGCGACCCGCACGGCTCCCACCTGGTCGGCCTGGCCCTGTCCCGCGCCTGGCAGTGGCGTGCCGTGGCCGAGGCCCTGCCGCCCGCCCACCGCTACGCCGACCTGGCCCGCACCGCCGCGGCCGAGCACCGCGCCGCCGGCCTCCGCCACGTCTTCGGCCACGGCTACTACGCCGAGCACTGGCTGGGCACGTTCGCCGCCTACCTGCACCTGAACGCCTTCACCCCCTGA
- a CDS encoding class II 3-deoxy-7-phosphoheptulonate synthase has protein sequence MNWTVDVPVDTLPELPPLPPELRDRLDDALVRPAAQQPEWPDAEQVRRVRAVLESVPPITVPAEIDRLRDNLAEVARGEAFLLQGGDCAETFADNTEPHIRANIRTLLQMAVVLTYGASLPVVKIGRIAGQYAKPRSSGIDALGLPSYRGDIVNSLVPTPEARVPDPGRMIRAYANAAAAMNLLRAMTSAGMADLHRLHDWNKDFVRTSPAGERYEALAGEIDRGLRFMSACGVSDTSLHTTEIFASHEALLLDYERALLRLDATDERQPRLYDLSAHFLWIGERTRQLDGAHIAFAELLSNPIGLKIGPTTTPEMAVEYVERLDPHNQAGRLTLISRMGNGKVRDVLPPIVEKVTASGHQVIWQCDPMHGNTHESSTGYKTRHFDRIVDEVQGFFEVHRRLGTHPGGIHIELTGEDVTECLGGAQEISDLDLAGRYETACDPRLNTQQSLELAFLVAEMLRS, from the coding sequence GTGAACTGGACCGTGGACGTGCCCGTGGACACGCTTCCCGAGCTTCCGCCCCTCCCGCCCGAGCTTCGCGACCGGCTCGACGACGCGCTGGTCCGCCCGGCCGCGCAGCAGCCGGAGTGGCCGGACGCGGAGCAGGTGCGCCGCGTGCGCGCCGTGCTGGAGAGCGTGCCGCCCATCACCGTGCCCGCCGAGATCGACCGGCTGCGCGACAACCTCGCCGAGGTCGCCCGCGGCGAGGCGTTCCTGCTGCAGGGCGGCGACTGCGCGGAGACGTTCGCGGACAACACCGAACCGCACATCCGCGCGAACATCCGGACCCTGCTCCAGATGGCCGTCGTGCTCACCTACGGCGCGAGCCTGCCGGTGGTGAAGATCGGCCGCATCGCGGGCCAGTACGCCAAGCCGCGCTCGTCGGGCATCGACGCGCTCGGCCTGCCGTCCTACCGCGGCGACATCGTGAACTCGCTGGTCCCGACGCCCGAGGCGCGCGTGCCGGACCCGGGTCGCATGATCCGCGCCTACGCCAACGCGGCCGCGGCGATGAACCTGCTGCGCGCCATGACCAGCGCGGGCATGGCCGACCTGCACCGCCTGCACGACTGGAACAAGGACTTCGTGCGCACCTCGCCGGCGGGCGAGCGGTACGAGGCGCTGGCCGGCGAGATCGACCGGGGCCTGCGGTTCATGTCGGCGTGCGGCGTGAGCGACACGTCGCTGCACACCACCGAGATCTTCGCCTCGCACGAGGCCCTGCTGCTCGACTACGAGCGGGCGCTGCTGCGCCTGGACGCGACCGACGAGCGGCAGCCGCGGCTGTACGACCTCTCGGCGCACTTCCTGTGGATCGGCGAGCGGACCCGGCAGCTGGACGGCGCGCACATCGCGTTCGCCGAGCTGCTGTCCAACCCGATCGGCCTGAAGATCGGCCCGACGACGACGCCGGAGATGGCCGTCGAGTACGTCGAGCGCCTCGACCCGCACAACCAGGCGGGCCGGCTCACGCTGATCAGCCGCATGGGCAACGGCAAGGTGCGCGACGTGCTGCCGCCCATCGTCGAGAAGGTCACCGCCTCCGGCCACCAGGTCATCTGGCAGTGCGACCCGATGCACGGCAACACGCACGAGTCGTCCACCGGCTACAAGACCCGGCACTTCGACCGGATCGTCGACGAGGTCCAGGGCTTCTTCGAGGTGCACCGCCGCCTCGGCACGCACCCCGGCGGCATCCACATCGAGCTGACCGGCGAGGACGTCACCGAGTGCCTCGGCGGCGCGCAGGAGATCTCCGACCTGGACCTCGCGGGCCGCTACGAGACCGCGTGCGACCCGCGCCTGAACACCCAGCAGTCGCTGGAGCTGGCGTTCCTCGTCGCGGAGATGCTGCGCAGCTGA
- a CDS encoding Stk1 family PASTA domain-containing Ser/Thr kinase, translating into MERSATNVIGGLLEQRYRVGALVARGGMSSVYRGVDTRLERAVAIKVMDPRFSADPQFVARFEREARAAAKLHHPGVVQVHDQGVDEDRVFLVMELVEGGTLRDLLNERRVLDVPLALTVLEKVLSPLAAAHRADLVHRDVKPENVLIGRGGAVKVADFGLVRAVSTAGVTSDSVILGTVAYLSPEQVTTGNTDARSDVYSAGVLLYEMLTGTPPYVGDNAISVAYRHVNDEVPPVPDVPAEVAELVRRATRKEPFLRPANAESFLAEVEAVRARLGMVSADVPVPAAASPADPAAEAGPSADGRTVLHPITPQPTAFVEPGTRQIPAPGPAEQTVRVQPVRVGAAVGTAFADPTVPVHRPNPLVTPATGPQGTRAIPRGAFQPVPPVEAPRTAPRPRPRPRRAPKKKTPEQLQAEMQARGKRQLITVISVVAVATLLVGVTTWWFTIGRVTNVPELVGQREDTAIALITGASLKHTVRRENSDTVPAGEVISADPPAGTETTRGELVRVVVSAGKPVVPQVQSGVEVAAAEQEIRSVGLQPKVDPTKESFSDRVPKGKVVTLDPAPGTPVPIGSTVSIVLSKGPQPKPVPSVTGKSKDEAFGELSAAGFDPVEGPAEFSESVDAGKVVRTDPGAGSNVSGTDRRVTVFLSNAVTVPQVEGKRVKEAKEALEKAGLKVDVQFNGRDRAKVVNQSVRAGQRVPKDTQITLIAL; encoded by the coding sequence GTGGAAAGGTCGGCGACGAACGTGATCGGCGGGCTGCTCGAACAACGCTACCGGGTCGGTGCCCTGGTGGCCCGGGGCGGCATGTCCTCCGTGTACCGCGGTGTGGACACCCGCCTGGAGCGCGCCGTGGCCATCAAGGTCATGGACCCGAGGTTCTCCGCGGACCCGCAGTTCGTCGCGCGGTTCGAGCGCGAGGCGCGAGCCGCGGCGAAGCTGCACCACCCCGGTGTCGTGCAGGTGCACGACCAGGGCGTGGACGAGGACCGGGTCTTCCTGGTGATGGAGCTGGTCGAGGGCGGCACGCTGCGCGACCTGCTCAACGAGCGCCGCGTGCTCGACGTGCCGCTGGCGCTGACCGTGCTGGAGAAGGTGCTCTCGCCGCTGGCCGCGGCCCACCGCGCCGACCTCGTGCACCGCGACGTGAAGCCGGAGAACGTGCTGATCGGGCGCGGCGGCGCGGTGAAGGTCGCCGACTTCGGCCTGGTGCGGGCGGTGTCCACGGCGGGCGTGACGAGCGACTCGGTGATCCTCGGCACGGTCGCCTACCTCTCGCCCGAGCAGGTCACCACCGGCAACACGGACGCCCGCAGCGACGTGTACTCGGCCGGCGTCCTGCTGTACGAGATGCTGACCGGCACGCCGCCGTACGTGGGCGACAACGCGATCTCCGTGGCGTACCGGCACGTGAACGACGAGGTGCCGCCGGTGCCGGACGTGCCGGCCGAGGTGGCGGAGCTGGTGCGCCGGGCCACCCGCAAGGAGCCCTTCCTGCGGCCCGCGAACGCCGAGTCGTTCCTGGCCGAGGTGGAGGCCGTGCGCGCCCGGCTCGGCATGGTGAGCGCCGACGTGCCGGTGCCCGCCGCGGCGTCGCCCGCCGACCCCGCCGCCGAGGCCGGGCCCTCCGCGGACGGGCGGACCGTCCTGCACCCGATCACGCCCCAGCCGACGGCCTTCGTCGAACCGGGCACCCGGCAGATCCCCGCGCCCGGCCCCGCCGAGCAGACCGTGCGCGTGCAGCCGGTGCGGGTCGGTGCCGCGGTGGGCACGGCGTTCGCCGACCCGACGGTGCCCGTGCACCGGCCCAACCCGCTCGTCACGCCCGCCACCGGCCCGCAGGGCACCCGGGCGATCCCGCGCGGCGCGTTCCAGCCCGTGCCACCCGTCGAGGCGCCCCGGACGGCCCCCAGGCCGAGGCCGCGCCCCCGGCGTGCGCCGAAGAAGAAGACGCCCGAGCAGCTCCAGGCGGAGATGCAGGCGCGCGGCAAGCGCCAGCTCATCACCGTGATCAGCGTCGTCGCGGTCGCCACCCTCCTCGTGGGCGTCACCACCTGGTGGTTCACGATCGGCCGGGTCACCAACGTGCCCGAGCTGGTCGGCCAGCGGGAGGACACCGCCATCGCGCTGATCACCGGCGCCTCGCTCAAGCACACCGTGCGCCGGGAGAACAGCGACACGGTGCCCGCGGGCGAGGTGATCAGCGCCGACCCGCCGGCGGGCACCGAGACCACGCGGGGCGAGCTGGTGCGGGTCGTGGTGTCCGCGGGCAAGCCCGTGGTGCCGCAGGTGCAGTCCGGTGTCGAGGTGGCGGCGGCCGAGCAGGAGATCAGGTCAGTCGGGCTGCAACCGAAGGTCGACCCCACCAAGGAGTCGTTCAGCGACCGCGTGCCCAAGGGCAAGGTCGTGACGCTCGACCCGGCCCCCGGCACGCCGGTGCCGATCGGCTCGACCGTGTCGATCGTGCTCAGCAAGGGCCCCCAGCCGAAGCCCGTGCCGAGCGTCACCGGCAAGTCGAAGGACGAGGCGTTCGGCGAGCTGTCCGCGGCAGGGTTCGACCCGGTGGAGGGGCCGGCCGAGTTCTCCGAGTCCGTCGACGCGGGCAAGGTCGTGCGCACCGACCCGGGCGCGGGCTCGAACGTGTCGGGCACCGACCGGCGGGTGACCGTGTTCCTGTCGAACGCGGTGACCGTGCCGCAGGTCGAGGGCAAGCGGGTCAAGGAGGCCAAGGAGGCGCTGGAGAAGGCCGGCCTCAAGGTGGACGTGCAGTTCAACGGCCGCGACCGGGCCAAGGTCGTCAACCAGTCCGTGCGCGCCGGTCAGCGCGTGCCCAAGGACACCCAGATCACCCTGATCGCGCTCTAG
- a CDS encoding Rv2175c family DNA-binding protein: MSAIPAAADVLAPDLEVLDLPEVGERLGLPINRVHQLLRDGQLLAERRNGVLVVPADFLAAGGVVKGLPGTITVLRDSGYSTEEILRWLFTEDETLPGTPIEALRGDRGREVKRRAQAMGF; this comes from the coding sequence GTGAGTGCGATTCCTGCCGCTGCGGATGTGCTGGCTCCCGACCTCGAGGTCCTCGACCTCCCCGAGGTCGGCGAGCGCCTTGGCCTGCCGATCAACCGTGTCCACCAGCTGCTGCGCGACGGTCAACTCCTCGCGGAGCGCCGGAACGGGGTCCTCGTCGTCCCCGCCGACTTCCTCGCCGCCGGAGGCGTGGTGAAGGGGCTGCCCGGCACCATCACGGTGCTGCGGGACTCCGGCTACTCGACCGAAGAGATCCTCCGGTGGCTGTTCACCGAGGACGAGACCCTGCCGGGCACGCCCATCGAGGCGTTGCGCGGCGACCGCGGCCGTGAGGTGAAGCGGCGCGCCCAGGCGATGGGCTTCTAG
- the mptB gene encoding polyprenol phosphomannose-dependent alpha 1,6 mannosyltransferase MptB: protein MRSSATQARDRPDPGGIPIRTILLGVAGVMLVALGGTGAGAILKRDPLLTDTSLSWIRYGHGHDLATAVLYIGLGMVIWSWIRLGRMVRNGHVGSAAVLTAIVAWTLPLLFAPPLFSKDIYSYLAQGQIALNGLDPYSVGPAVLQSPLSDNVSWVWQNTPAPYGPLFLMLAEGVVWSTGASVIGGVVVMRFVLACGLFLLCWALPGLTRHLGGRPATALWVAAANPLMLVHLIGGAHNDLLMVGLLAAGVLLVLDRRHVLGLAVVTLAFAVKATAAVALPFLILVWARRLHGSRTAQLGKAIAGGVAVFVAVFAATTLVSGLDLGWIPALSSSSTIVNWLSLPSAVGDFAHTVVDSFVRVEPGWFMTIARGLGALLLVYIAWRQWWAAQDGGPDAVRRAAITMLAVALLSPATLPWYFSWPLVMAAAFHWSGTALKAGAFFSVWMLLVTYPNGDTALYSWGYLACTALVSALACASLTRPDPLKLSSRYT, encoded by the coding sequence GTGCGGTCGTCGGCTACCCAGGCGCGGGATCGACCGGACCCCGGCGGCATCCCCATCCGCACGATCCTGCTGGGCGTGGCCGGCGTCATGCTGGTCGCGCTGGGCGGGACCGGCGCGGGCGCGATCCTCAAGCGCGACCCGCTGCTCACCGACACCTCGCTGAGCTGGATCAGGTACGGCCACGGCCACGACCTGGCCACCGCCGTCCTCTACATCGGCCTCGGCATGGTGATCTGGTCGTGGATCAGGCTCGGCCGGATGGTCCGCAACGGGCACGTGGGCAGCGCCGCCGTGCTCACCGCGATCGTCGCCTGGACCCTGCCGCTCCTGTTCGCGCCACCGCTGTTCAGCAAGGACATCTACAGCTACCTCGCCCAGGGGCAGATCGCGCTCAACGGCCTGGACCCGTACTCGGTCGGCCCGGCGGTGCTCCAGAGCCCGCTGTCGGACAACGTGAGCTGGGTGTGGCAGAACACGCCCGCGCCCTACGGGCCGCTGTTCCTGATGCTCGCCGAGGGCGTCGTCTGGTCCACCGGCGCGAGCGTGATCGGCGGCGTCGTCGTCATGCGGTTCGTGCTGGCGTGCGGCCTGTTCCTGCTCTGCTGGGCGCTGCCGGGCCTCACCCGGCACCTGGGCGGGCGGCCCGCGACCGCGCTGTGGGTGGCCGCGGCGAACCCGCTGATGCTCGTGCACCTCATCGGCGGGGCCCACAACGACCTGCTCATGGTGGGCCTGCTGGCCGCCGGCGTGCTGCTCGTGCTCGACCGCAGGCACGTCCTGGGGCTGGCCGTGGTGACGCTCGCGTTCGCGGTGAAGGCCACGGCCGCGGTCGCCCTGCCGTTCCTCATCCTCGTCTGGGCGCGGCGGCTGCACGGGTCGCGCACGGCCCAGCTCGGCAAGGCCATCGCGGGCGGCGTGGCCGTGTTCGTCGCCGTGTTCGCCGCCACCACCCTGGTCTCGGGGCTGGACCTCGGCTGGATACCCGCGCTCAGCTCGTCGTCCACGATCGTGAACTGGCTGTCGCTGCCCAGCGCGGTCGGCGACTTCGCGCACACCGTGGTCGACTCGTTCGTCCGGGTCGAACCGGGCTGGTTCATGACGATCGCGCGCGGCCTCGGGGCGCTGCTGCTCGTCTACATCGCGTGGCGGCAGTGGTGGGCGGCGCAGGACGGCGGCCCGGACGCGGTGCGGCGGGCCGCGATCACCATGCTGGCCGTCGCGCTGCTGTCCCCCGCCACGCTGCCCTGGTACTTCAGCTGGCCGCTGGTGATGGCGGCGGCGTTCCACTGGTCCGGGACGGCCCTGAAGGCCGGCGCGTTCTTCTCCGTGTGGATGCTGCTGGTCACCTACCCCAACGGCGACACGGCGCTGTACTCGTGGGGCTACCTGGCCTGCACCGCGCTGGTGTCGGCGCTCGCGTGCGCCTCGCTGACCCGACCCGACCCGCTGAAGCTGTCGAGCCGGTACACGTGA
- the crtI gene encoding phytoene desaturase family protein: MPPRTTRTRTVTGPTDHVVVVGAGLAGLSAALHLLGAGRRVTVVERDAVPGGRAGRLDLGGYRFDTGPTVLTMPELVDEALHAVGDSLRDRLDLLPVDPAYRARFADGSVLDVHADADAMEAEVRRFAGSREALGYRDLRRWLTELYRVERDAFIGANFDSPLSLLTPQLARLAALRGFGRLGPSVARFLHDERLRRVFSFQSLYAGVPPRRALAAYAVIAYMDTVAGVHHPRGGMRALPDALAAAATDAGADLRYQTQVAWLERIGGRVTAVRTTHGERIPCDAVVLTPDLPASYRLLGHQPRRPLPITWSPSAVVLHAGVPRTWPELAHHTIFFGDAWDRTFDELTRRGTLMSDPSLLVTAPPDEGQGMFVLAPAPNLRTGPIDWERVGPAYRDELVGVLERRGLTGFGDSIEVEQLVTPRDWAGMGLVAGTPFSAAHTFAQTGPFRPRNLVLDNAVLAGCGTTPGVGVPPVLISGKLAAQRITGQGAGSRRHLPLSSRVHARS; encoded by the coding sequence ATGCCCCCACGCACGACGCGGACGCGCACCGTCACCGGACCCACCGACCACGTGGTCGTGGTGGGCGCGGGCCTCGCGGGCCTGTCCGCGGCCCTGCACCTGCTCGGCGCGGGCCGCCGCGTCACCGTGGTCGAGCGCGACGCCGTGCCCGGCGGCCGGGCCGGGCGGCTCGACCTCGGCGGTTACCGCTTCGACACCGGCCCCACCGTCCTGACCATGCCCGAGCTGGTCGACGAGGCCCTGCACGCGGTGGGCGACTCGCTGCGCGACCGGCTCGACCTGCTCCCCGTGGACCCGGCCTACCGGGCCAGGTTCGCCGACGGCTCCGTTCTCGACGTGCACGCCGACGCGGACGCCATGGAGGCCGAGGTGCGCCGGTTCGCCGGTTCGCGCGAGGCGCTGGGCTACCGCGACCTCCGCCGCTGGCTGACCGAGCTGTACCGGGTGGAGCGCGACGCGTTCATCGGGGCGAACTTCGACTCGCCGCTGTCCCTCCTCACCCCCCAGCTCGCCCGGCTCGCCGCGCTGCGCGGGTTCGGCCGCCTCGGCCCGTCCGTCGCCCGGTTCCTGCACGACGAGCGGCTGCGACGCGTCTTCTCCTTCCAGTCCCTGTACGCGGGCGTGCCGCCCCGCCGCGCGCTCGCCGCCTACGCCGTGATCGCCTACATGGACACCGTCGCGGGCGTCCACCACCCGCGCGGCGGGATGCGGGCGCTGCCGGACGCCCTCGCCGCCGCGGCGACCGACGCGGGAGCGGACCTGCGGTACCAGACCCAGGTGGCGTGGCTGGAGCGGATCGGCGGCCGGGTGACCGCCGTGCGCACCACCCACGGCGAGCGCATCCCGTGCGACGCGGTCGTGCTCACCCCCGACCTGCCCGCCTCCTACCGGCTGCTCGGCCACCAGCCGCGCCGCCCGCTGCCGATCACCTGGTCCCCCTCCGCCGTCGTGCTGCACGCGGGCGTGCCGCGCACCTGGCCCGAGCTGGCCCACCACACGATCTTCTTCGGCGACGCGTGGGACCGGACGTTCGACGAGCTGACCCGCCGCGGCACGCTGATGAGCGACCCGTCGCTGCTGGTCACCGCCCCGCCCGACGAGGGTCAGGGCATGTTCGTGCTGGCCCCGGCGCCGAACCTGCGCACCGGCCCGATCGACTGGGAGCGCGTCGGCCCGGCCTACCGGGACGAACTCGTCGGCGTCCTGGAACGACGGGGCCTGACCGGGTTCGGCGATTCGATCGAGGTGGAGCAGCTCGTCACCCCGCGTGACTGGGCCGGGATGGGCCTGGTCGCCGGCACCCCGTTCTCCGCGGCGCACACGTTCGCGCAGACCGGGCCGTTCCGGCCGCGCAACCTCGTGCTCGACAACGCGGTGCTGGCGGGCTGCGGCACCACGCCGGGCGTGGGCGTGCCGCCGGTGCTGATCTCCGGGAAGCTCGCCGCGCAGCGGATCACCGGCCAGGGCGCCGGCTCCCGCCGGCACCTCCCGCTGTCGTCCCGGGTGCACGCGCGCTCCTGA
- a CDS encoding polyprenyl synthetase family protein — protein MPLHPLDLELPKHVDEALAGYLADRRALGARMEESFTGAVDALADFVLGGGKRIRPTFAWWGWRAAGGDPESPEAAAVLTAVSSLELIQACALVHDDLMDASETRRGMPTVHVRFAAQHRAEDWLGAPERFGLAAAVLIGDVALAWADDMLFAAGLPTDALQRLSLPWRDMRTEMLAGQYLDVLTQARGDSSPDAALRIDRLKTAAYTVERPLHMGAAIGGGSPALVDGLRAFGRDIGVAFQLRDDLLGVFGDPAVTGKPAGDDLREGKRTLLVALGMQRGADVLHEALGRPDLDAATVDEARAQLRDVGAVDAVERRITELTASALSALHAAPVAEPAAERLAELAVSATKRTR, from the coding sequence GTGCCGCTCCACCCGCTGGACCTAGAACTGCCCAAGCACGTCGACGAGGCGTTGGCAGGTTACCTCGCCGACCGCCGGGCCCTCGGGGCCCGCATGGAGGAGAGCTTCACCGGCGCGGTCGACGCGCTGGCCGACTTCGTCCTCGGCGGCGGCAAGCGCATCCGGCCGACGTTCGCCTGGTGGGGCTGGCGCGCCGCGGGCGGCGACCCGGAAAGCCCGGAAGCGGCGGCCGTGCTCACCGCGGTCAGCTCCCTCGAACTGATCCAGGCGTGCGCCCTGGTGCACGACGACCTGATGGACGCCTCCGAGACGCGCCGCGGCATGCCGACCGTGCACGTCCGCTTCGCCGCGCAGCACCGCGCCGAGGACTGGCTCGGCGCGCCCGAGCGCTTCGGCCTGGCCGCGGCCGTGCTGATCGGCGACGTCGCGCTCGCCTGGGCCGACGACATGCTCTTCGCGGCGGGCCTGCCCACCGACGCGCTCCAGCGCCTCAGCCTGCCGTGGCGGGACATGCGCACCGAGATGCTGGCCGGCCAGTACCTCGACGTGCTCACCCAGGCCCGGGGCGACTCCTCCCCCGACGCCGCGCTGCGCATCGACCGCCTCAAGACCGCCGCCTACACCGTCGAACGCCCGCTGCACATGGGCGCGGCCATCGGCGGCGGCTCCCCCGCCCTCGTCGACGGCCTGCGCGCGTTCGGCCGGGACATCGGCGTGGCGTTCCAGCTGCGCGACGACCTGCTCGGCGTGTTCGGCGACCCGGCCGTCACCGGCAAGCCCGCGGGCGACGACCTGCGCGAGGGCAAGCGCACCCTCCTCGTCGCCCTGGGCATGCAGCGCGGCGCGGACGTGCTGCACGAGGCGCTGGGCCGCCCCGACCTGGACGCCGCCACCGTCGACGAGGCCCGCGCGCAGCTCCGCGACGTCGGCGCGGTCGACGCCGTCGAGCGGCGGATCACCGAGCTGACGGCGTCCGCGCTGAGCGCCCTGCACGCCGCGCCCGTCGCCGAACCCGCCGCCGAGCGCCTCGCCGAACTGGCGGTCAGCGCCACGAAGCGGACCCGCTGA